One genomic segment of Desulfomicrobium sp. ZS1 includes these proteins:
- a CDS encoding restriction endonuclease subunit S encodes MNVRAVPIGKIARVQSGYAFKSDQFTNSGIRLLRNANILPGRIYWDDLACIDENRWEEFENYQLIVGDVLLSLDRPIISSGIKVARIFESDIPALLVQRVGRFILDESSIDAEYLYAFLQSPKFIFSVSGHEQSLGVPHISPAQIESIEIPLPRIEKQRQIAARLKAQLAEVDKARQAVDAQLRDAQRLYAAILDKNFSSDSCKTWPKIDLGEAGDVAAGITLGRKTNGKTTRPIPYLRVANVKDGHLDLSDVSTIDATEAEIERLLLKPGDILLTEGGDPDKLGRGTFWNDELKECIHQNHIFRVRFPATSYIPEFIAAQISSKYGKDYFFTNAKKTTGIATINQKVLKSFPVLSPTIEIQQSVMNKLKSQLDEAGRIIQLATEQFADINLLPQKILAQAFGDARP; translated from the coding sequence ATGAATGTGCGTGCTGTACCTATTGGAAAAATTGCGCGCGTTCAATCTGGATACGCTTTCAAGAGCGATCAGTTCACTAATTCAGGAATACGACTTCTTCGCAATGCCAATATCTTGCCTGGGCGCATTTATTGGGACGATCTTGCTTGTATTGATGAGAATAGATGGGAAGAATTTGAGAACTATCAGCTTATAGTTGGCGATGTATTACTGAGCCTTGATCGTCCAATCATATCGTCAGGCATCAAGGTAGCGCGTATTTTTGAAAGCGATATCCCCGCTTTATTGGTCCAGCGCGTTGGGCGGTTCATTTTGGATGAGTCGTCGATTGATGCAGAATACCTTTATGCTTTTCTGCAAAGCCCAAAGTTTATTTTTTCAGTCTCGGGCCACGAACAGAGTCTTGGGGTGCCTCACATATCTCCTGCTCAGATCGAATCAATTGAAATACCTCTCCCCCGAATCGAAAAACAACGCCAAATCGCCGCCCGCCTGAAGGCCCAACTGGCCGAAGTGGACAAGGCCCGTCAGGCAGTGGATGCGCAGTTGCGGGATGCCCAACGGCTTTATGCGGCTATATTGGATAAAAATTTTTCGAGCGACTCTTGCAAGACTTGGCCAAAAATCGATCTTGGAGAGGCGGGAGACGTTGCTGCTGGGATTACACTTGGCCGCAAAACAAACGGCAAGACAACGCGGCCGATTCCTTATTTACGTGTTGCCAACGTTAAAGATGGTCATCTCGATCTTTCAGATGTAAGTACTATCGATGCGACAGAAGCTGAAATTGAACGACTTCTCCTGAAACCAGGAGATATTCTCCTCACAGAAGGTGGCGATCCGGATAAGCTTGGTCGTGGCACGTTCTGGAATGACGAATTGAAGGAATGTATTCATCAAAACCACATATTTCGAGTGCGATTTCCGGCAACATCCTATATCCCTGAATTCATTGCTGCTCAAATTAGTTCAAAATACGGAAAGGATTATTTTTTTACAAATGCAAAGAAGACAACCGGAATCGCGACCATCAATCAAAAAGTGTTGAAAAGCTTTCCTGTGTTATCGCCGACAATTGAGATCCAGCAATCAGTAATGAATAAGCTCAAGAGCCAACTTGATGAAGCCGGAAGGATAATTCAATTAGCTACTGAACAATTTGCCGACATCAACCTCCTGCCCCAGAAGATCCTGGCCCAGGCCTTTGGAGATGCACGGCCATGA
- a CDS encoding amino acid ABC transporter ATP-binding protein, with protein MHKPPIIDVQSIDKFFYTPERLQALNRVSCTVAQGEVVVIIGPSGSGKSTFLRCLNRLEYADTGHIIIDGVDILDPKCDINAIRAEVGMVFQSFNLFPHKTVLDNLTMAQMSVRGRSKKEAEAKGMALLEKVGIAEKFAARPEQLSGGQQQRVAIARSLAMDPKIMLFDEPTSALDPEMVGEVLDVMKNLAREGMTMVVVTHEMGFAREVADRVLFMDKGEILEQGAPEHFFTAPTLERTKEFLGQIL; from the coding sequence ATGCACAAACCACCCATCATCGACGTTCAAAGCATCGACAAGTTCTTCTACACCCCTGAGCGCCTGCAGGCCCTGAACCGCGTGTCCTGCACCGTGGCGCAGGGAGAGGTCGTGGTCATCATCGGGCCGTCCGGCTCCGGAAAATCAACCTTCCTGCGCTGCCTGAATCGCCTGGAATACGCCGATACCGGACACATCATCATCGACGGCGTGGACATTCTCGATCCCAAATGCGATATCAACGCCATTCGCGCCGAAGTGGGCATGGTCTTCCAGTCCTTCAACCTCTTCCCTCACAAGACGGTGCTGGACAATCTGACCATGGCCCAGATGTCGGTGCGCGGGCGTTCGAAAAAAGAGGCCGAGGCCAAGGGCATGGCGCTCCTGGAAAAGGTCGGCATCGCCGAAAAGTTCGCGGCCCGGCCCGAACAACTCTCCGGCGGCCAGCAGCAGCGCGTGGCCATTGCCAGATCCCTGGCCATGGACCCGAAGATCATGCTCTTCGACGAACCCACCTCCGCGCTTGATCCGGAAATGGTCGGCGAGGTTCTGGACGTCATGAAGAACCTGGCCCGAGAAGGAATGACCATGGTCGTCGTCACCCACGAAATGGGTTTCGCGCGCGAGGTCGCGGACCGGGTCCTGTTCATGGACAAAGGCGAAATTCTGGAACAAGGCGCGCCCGAGCACTTTTTCACCGCGCCAACCCTGGAACGGACCAAGGAGTTTTTGGGGCAAATTCTCTGA
- the rhuM gene encoding virulence protein RhuM/Fic/DOC family protein, which yields MSEIIIYEDPDAPNPVQVTLEGDTVWLTQAQMAELFGRERSVITKHVRNVFRDGELNQEAVRAFFAHTAADGKTYQTEHYNLDVIISVGYRVKSSRGVRFRQWATSVLKDHLLRGYTLNRQRLAERGVEEARAALDLLARTLTTNRLVSDTGQAVVALISGYARTWRLLLQYDEDSLALPEGCRPAQGVLNYDLASSTIAGLKADLAGRGEASSLFGLERGDALAAILGNIEQTMFDEPLYASRELKAAHLLYFIIKDHPFADGNKRIASLLFLLYLHQENMVRGIGDAALTALTLLVAESQPANKDLLIRLIVNLITES from the coding sequence ATGAGCGAGATCATCATCTACGAAGACCCGGACGCTCCCAACCCGGTTCAGGTGACTCTGGAAGGCGACACCGTCTGGCTGACCCAGGCGCAGATGGCGGAGTTGTTTGGCCGGGAACGCTCGGTCATTACCAAGCATGTTCGCAACGTGTTCCGGGATGGTGAACTCAATCAGGAGGCAGTTCGTGCATTTTTTGCACATACTGCGGCCGACGGAAAAACCTATCAAACCGAGCATTATAATCTGGATGTCATTATTTCGGTTGGCTATCGGGTCAAATCCTCGCGCGGCGTGCGATTCCGGCAATGGGCCACATCGGTTCTAAAAGACCATCTTCTCAGGGGCTATACCCTGAATCGACAGCGTCTGGCCGAACGCGGCGTGGAAGAAGCTCGGGCCGCGCTGGACCTGTTGGCCCGCACCCTGACCACCAACAGGCTGGTTTCCGACACCGGTCAGGCCGTGGTGGCCCTGATTTCCGGCTACGCCAGGACCTGGCGTCTTCTGCTGCAATACGACGAGGACAGTCTGGCCCTGCCCGAAGGCTGCCGACCCGCTCAGGGCGTGCTGAACTATGACCTCGCCTCGTCCACCATTGCTGGCCTGAAAGCCGATCTGGCCGGACGGGGCGAGGCCTCGTCCTTGTTCGGTCTGGAGCGCGGTGATGCCTTAGCCGCCATTCTCGGCAACATCGAACAGACCATGTTCGACGAGCCTCTGTACGCCAGTCGCGAACTCAAGGCCGCGCACCTGTTGTATTTCATCATCAAGGATCATCCTTTTGCTGACGGCAACAAGCGCATCGCGTCCCTGCTCTTTCTCCTGTACCTGCACCAGGAAAACATGGTCCGTGGCATTGGGGACGCAGCCCTGACCGCCCTGACCCTGCTGGTGGCCGAAAGCCAGCCGGCCAACAAGGACTTGCTCATCCGCCTCATCGTCAACCTGATCACGGAATCCTGA
- a CDS encoding N-6 DNA methylase, producing MVRPKKSTKQPKTIASTQSLSSFVKSICDIMRRSNCASALQYVPELTWILFLRILDAQEVKAREEAEAVGAEFTPALASPYRWQDWAAPYSAKDDHPKTDDGKPFGWKRQELFAAGDGRLFDFINKDLLPHLHGLDIDVRTGLPNPAASRKQRIIGRIMTAVERVRVDSETNLRDILDKVHEIHIDHVDDTHFFTLSQVYEDLLLKMGEKNSDGGQFFTPREVIRAMVHTVDPQPGKTVYDPGCGTGGFLAVAYEHIIRNLGPSPASTDIDTLKHDTFFGREKENLVFPIALANLVLHGINQPNLWHGNTLTGRATYAALFEQAPKFFDYILTNPPFGGKEGKDAQKHFAFETSSTQVLFVQDILSELAPNGTCAIVLDEGLLFRTNESAFVDTKRKLVDECDLWAIVSLPGGVFSTAGAGVKTNLLFFTKGRKTEKIWYYDLSNVKVGKKTPLTLAHFGFDKDGSVLGDEGLPANLVVEWKENEEGAGSPFPTYARLLPHRGTPKAESRYSWTIDFAARRAKAREEMQPLLDGAAEIKAAVVDLKEQLKRLKKEKADSDELNALYGQIREKEKAAKDLETKAADIDAAVFDLKAVNPNAVTRVDDRTPQEIIANIERQGRIVAESLARLATLMAAE from the coding sequence ATGGTACGCCCCAAAAAAAGCACCAAACAGCCCAAGACCATCGCCTCTACCCAGTCACTCTCAAGCTTTGTCAAATCGATCTGCGACATCATGCGCCGTTCCAACTGCGCCAGCGCCCTGCAGTATGTGCCGGAGCTGACCTGGATACTTTTTCTGCGCATTCTCGACGCTCAGGAAGTGAAGGCCCGCGAAGAGGCCGAGGCCGTGGGGGCGGAATTCACTCCGGCTCTTGCCAGTCCCTACCGCTGGCAGGACTGGGCCGCGCCCTATTCCGCCAAGGATGACCACCCAAAAACCGACGACGGAAAGCCGTTCGGGTGGAAACGACAGGAACTGTTCGCCGCCGGCGACGGCAGGCTGTTCGACTTCATCAACAAGGATCTGCTGCCGCACCTGCACGGACTGGACATCGATGTCCGCACCGGTCTTCCCAACCCTGCGGCCTCGCGCAAGCAGCGCATCATCGGCCGCATCATGACGGCGGTAGAGCGGGTGCGGGTCGACAGCGAAACCAACCTGCGCGATATTCTCGACAAGGTGCACGAGATCCACATTGATCATGTGGACGACACCCATTTCTTCACGTTGTCGCAAGTCTATGAAGACCTGCTCCTGAAAATGGGCGAGAAAAACTCGGACGGCGGCCAGTTCTTCACCCCGCGTGAAGTGATCCGCGCCATGGTCCATACGGTCGATCCACAGCCGGGCAAGACCGTCTACGATCCCGGTTGCGGCACGGGCGGGTTCCTGGCTGTCGCCTACGAGCACATCATCCGCAATTTGGGGCCGAGCCCGGCCAGCACAGATATCGACACCCTGAAGCACGACACGTTTTTTGGGCGGGAAAAGGAGAATCTGGTTTTTCCCATTGCCCTGGCCAATCTGGTATTGCACGGCATCAATCAGCCCAATCTCTGGCACGGCAACACCTTGACCGGCCGCGCCACCTATGCCGCGCTTTTCGAGCAGGCTCCAAAATTCTTCGACTACATCCTCACCAACCCGCCCTTCGGCGGCAAGGAAGGCAAGGACGCCCAGAAGCATTTCGCCTTCGAGACCAGCTCCACCCAGGTGCTGTTCGTGCAGGACATATTGAGCGAACTGGCCCCGAACGGCACCTGCGCCATCGTCCTCGACGAGGGCCTTCTGTTCCGCACCAACGAAAGCGCCTTTGTCGATACCAAGCGCAAGCTGGTGGACGAATGCGATCTCTGGGCCATCGTCAGCCTGCCCGGCGGGGTGTTCTCAACCGCCGGAGCGGGTGTGAAAACCAATCTGCTCTTCTTCACCAAGGGACGAAAGACCGAGAAAATCTGGTATTACGACCTGTCAAACGTCAAAGTTGGCAAAAAGACACCGCTCACCCTGGCTCATTTCGGCTTCGACAAGGACGGCTCGGTTCTGGGCGATGAAGGGCTCCCGGCAAACCTTGTGGTCGAGTGGAAAGAAAACGAGGAAGGCGCAGGCAGTCCCTTCCCGACGTACGCCCGCCTGTTGCCCCACCGTGGCACGCCGAAAGCCGAGAGCCGCTATTCCTGGACCATTGATTTCGCCGCCCGCCGCGCCAAGGCGCGGGAAGAGATGCAGCCACTGCTTGATGGAGCGGCCGAAATAAAGGCGGCTGTGGTGGATCTCAAAGAACAGCTCAAACGGCTGAAAAAAGAGAAGGCTGATTCGGATGAACTGAACGCATTGTACGGCCAAATCCGTGAGAAAGAAAAGGCTGCCAAGGATCTGGAAACCAAGGCCGCCGACATCGACGCCGCCGTGTTCGACCTGAAGGCGGTCAATCCGAACGCCGTGACCAGAGTGGACGACCGCACGCCGCAAGAAATCATTGCAAACATTGAACGACAGGGACGCATAGTTGCCGAGTCGCTGGCCAGGCTGGCGACGCTGATGGCGGCAGAGTGA
- a CDS encoding DEAD/DEAH box helicase family protein, with protein sequence MSYNEQETRFFLIDPVLRDKGYTDHQRIKMETPAPVEPTGPKGRRRKGPGRTDYLLCVQVGDLPKPLPVGVLEAKKESEDPLKGMQQAKGYADCQRFEVKYVFSTNGHRYGEFDFFTNLQAGLFPFADFPTHPDLTARYARDTGIDITRPEMAMLFQADSPAWSLTRYYQDAAIRAAFEKIILCRQQGQPARVLLTLATGSGKTIIATNLLWRLGQAGQLPKPALFLCDRDELREQAYDKLSAAFGSNARIVKSEKGGNAAVNARIHIATYQTLGLDDEDEGFASFLSQHYGEDAFSVIIIDECHRSAWGKWSEVLRRNPNAIHIGLTATPRKLQESTQATAEDKEITANNHKYFGEPVYEYTLIQAQEDGYLAACEIVKRKADIDKRKFTKAEILAAGVKDIRTGKPLTEADLTKDEYTGKDFDDELFIELRTPAMCQDLFGLLCQNGGPEQKVIIFCNREIHADRVVMHMNNLYARWCKDKGQTPKDHYAFKCMGGPNNGADMIEPMRGSGERAFIACTVDLLEAGVDIERLNAVVFFRYLQSPIKFYQMVGRGTRIHEETQKYKFWLYDYTDVTNLFGTEFITKPPRPRGGGGDDGGGDGPEPPLPPEPPTVAEIGGHYVTVTPQGRFILTSRNGRDTPIPVDEYRREVIHRVLHEAHNLHEFRQLWIETRKRHSLINHLLGDNFSPEVIREIDQMTDFDLYDFFGHHGYHARALRRTERGDLYVSGNAGWFETMDSKAATVLKGLGRQFALGGTEALETPVLWDVPEIKLAGGLDALRKVGKPVDVMHEAKGRLFGV encoded by the coding sequence ATGAGCTACAATGAGCAGGAAACCCGCTTTTTCCTGATCGACCCCGTGCTGCGTGACAAGGGATACACCGATCACCAGCGGATCAAAATGGAAACGCCCGCCCCAGTGGAACCGACTGGCCCTAAAGGGCGTCGGCGCAAAGGCCCGGGACGGACGGATTACCTACTCTGCGTGCAGGTGGGCGACCTGCCAAAGCCTTTGCCCGTCGGCGTGCTGGAAGCCAAGAAGGAGAGCGAAGATCCGCTCAAGGGTATGCAGCAGGCCAAGGGTTATGCAGACTGCCAGCGCTTCGAGGTAAAATACGTCTTCTCCACCAACGGTCATCGCTACGGAGAATTCGATTTCTTCACCAATCTTCAAGCTGGCCTGTTTCCCTTTGCCGATTTTCCAACTCATCCGGATCTGACCGCCCGCTATGCACGGGATACGGGCATCGACATCACCCGCCCCGAAATGGCCATGCTTTTTCAGGCCGACAGTCCGGCCTGGTCGCTGACCCGTTACTATCAGGACGCCGCCATCCGCGCCGCCTTCGAGAAGATCATACTCTGCCGCCAACAGGGCCAACCGGCGCGGGTGCTGCTGACGCTGGCCACCGGATCGGGCAAGACCATCATCGCCACCAATCTGCTCTGGCGTCTGGGCCAGGCCGGGCAGTTGCCCAAACCCGCGCTCTTTCTCTGCGACCGTGACGAATTGCGTGAACAGGCCTACGACAAACTGTCCGCCGCTTTCGGCAGCAACGCCCGCATCGTCAAATCCGAAAAGGGCGGCAACGCCGCCGTCAATGCCCGCATCCACATCGCCACCTACCAGACCCTGGGGCTGGACGACGAGGACGAGGGCTTTGCCAGCTTTCTTTCCCAGCACTACGGCGAAGACGCCTTCAGCGTCATCATTATCGATGAATGCCACCGCTCCGCCTGGGGCAAGTGGTCCGAGGTACTCAGGCGCAACCCGAACGCCATCCACATCGGCCTGACCGCCACGCCGCGCAAATTGCAGGAGTCCACGCAGGCCACGGCCGAGGATAAAGAGATCACCGCCAACAATCACAAATACTTCGGTGAGCCCGTCTACGAGTACACGCTGATCCAGGCCCAGGAAGACGGGTACCTGGCCGCGTGTGAGATCGTCAAACGCAAGGCTGACATCGATAAACGCAAGTTTACCAAGGCCGAAATCCTCGCCGCGGGCGTCAAGGACATTCGCACCGGCAAGCCGCTGACCGAGGCCGACCTGACCAAGGACGAGTACACCGGCAAGGACTTTGACGACGAGCTGTTCATCGAACTGCGTACTCCCGCCATGTGTCAGGACCTGTTCGGCCTGCTCTGTCAAAACGGCGGGCCGGAGCAGAAGGTGATCATCTTCTGCAACCGCGAAATCCACGCCGACCGCGTGGTCATGCATATGAACAATCTCTACGCCCGGTGGTGCAAGGACAAGGGGCAGACACCGAAGGACCACTATGCCTTCAAATGCATGGGTGGACCGAACAATGGCGCGGACATGATCGAACCCATGCGCGGATCGGGCGAGCGCGCCTTCATCGCCTGCACTGTCGATCTGCTGGAAGCGGGCGTCGATATCGAACGCCTCAATGCCGTGGTCTTTTTCCGCTATCTGCAATCGCCCATCAAGTTCTACCAGATGGTCGGGCGCGGCACCCGCATCCACGAAGAAACGCAGAAATACAAATTCTGGCTCTACGATTATACGGATGTCACCAATCTCTTCGGCACCGAGTTCATCACCAAGCCGCCGCGTCCCCGAGGTGGTGGAGGGGATGACGGTGGCGGCGACGGACCAGAGCCGCCTCTGCCACCCGAACCGCCAACTGTGGCGGAGATCGGCGGCCACTATGTGACCGTGACACCCCAGGGACGCTTCATCCTCACCAGTCGCAACGGTCGCGACACGCCGATTCCGGTGGACGAATACCGGCGCGAGGTGATCCACCGCGTGCTGCACGAAGCCCACAACCTCCACGAGTTCCGGCAACTCTGGATCGAAACCCGGAAGCGCCACAGTCTGATCAACCACCTCCTGGGCGATAACTTCAGCCCCGAGGTAATCCGCGAGATCGACCAGATGACGGACTTTGACCTTTACGATTTCTTCGGCCACCACGGCTACCACGCCCGCGCCTTGCGCCGCACCGAGCGCGGCGACCTCTATGTCAGCGGCAATGCGGGATGGTTTGAAACCATGGACAGCAAGGCCGCCACCGTGCTCAAGGGTCTTGGCCGCCAGTTCGCCCTTGGCGGCACCGAAGCCCTGGAAACTCCGGTTCTGTGGGATGTGCCGGAGATCAAGCTGGCAGGCGGGCTGGACGCGCTGAGAAAGGTCGGCAAGCCGGTTGATGTGATGCATGAGGCCAAGGGGAGGTTGTTTGGGGTATGA
- a CDS encoding helix-turn-helix domain-containing protein → MNEQEDRWLSITEICKHLGVSNDTVYKWIDKHDMPAHRLGRLWKFKKSQVDAWVESGAAAESKPRKEAEKQ, encoded by the coding sequence ATGAACGAACAGGAAGACCGCTGGTTGTCGATAACCGAGATCTGCAAGCATCTCGGAGTCAGCAATGACACCGTCTACAAATGGATCGACAAGCATGACATGCCCGCCCATCGACTGGGCCGCCTCTGGAAGTTCAAGAAAAGCCAAGTGGATGCCTGGGTTGAATCCGGCGCTGCGGCAGAGTCAAAGCCGAGGAAGGAGGCGGAAAAACAATGA
- a CDS encoding cytotoxic translational repressor of toxin-antitoxin stability system, translated as MAWIVLVTGKAKKQAEQLPARVQTALNVLMLEIRSSGPVRGNWYHYGKLQGMPGFHHCHLNKGKPRYVAVWKESEKSIQIVEVRYVGTHEKAPY; from the coding sequence ATGGCATGGATTGTCCTTGTTACTGGCAAAGCTAAAAAGCAGGCGGAACAATTGCCCGCTCGGGTTCAAACCGCGCTGAACGTGCTCATGCTGGAGATTCGGTCATCCGGGCCAGTTCGGGGAAACTGGTATCATTACGGCAAACTTCAAGGGATGCCCGGCTTTCATCACTGCCACCTGAACAAGGGTAAGCCGCGCTACGTCGCGGTCTGGAAGGAATCCGAAAAGAGCATTCAAATTGTGGAGGTGCGCTATGTTGGAACTCATGAGAAAGCCCCATACTGA
- a CDS encoding helix-turn-helix transcriptional regulator: MLELMRKPHTEGLTDICLRVPSKDALRISKVIADLLNRTGEQVREVSAEGDELFTLEEVFPDSTVGALLKGARYKEDMTQEQLAEASGIARRHISEMENNRRAIGKERARRLAEVLKVDYRVFL, from the coding sequence ATGTTGGAACTCATGAGAAAGCCCCATACTGAGGGACTGACTGATATTTGTCTGCGCGTTCCGTCCAAAGATGCCCTGCGGATCAGCAAGGTCATCGCGGACCTCCTGAACAGGACCGGGGAGCAGGTGCGCGAGGTCAGCGCCGAGGGCGACGAGCTTTTCACGTTGGAAGAGGTCTTTCCTGACAGTACGGTTGGTGCATTACTGAAAGGTGCCCGTTATAAGGAAGACATGACCCAGGAACAGCTTGCCGAGGCCTCGGGGATTGCGCGTCGGCATATTTCCGAGATGGAGAACAACCGGCGCGCCATCGGCAAGGAGAGGGCCAGACGGCTGGCTGAAGTGCTGAAGGTGGACTACAGGGTGTTTCTTTAG